One window of the Candidatus Chryseobacterium colombiense genome contains the following:
- a CDS encoding DUF4291 domain-containing protein encodes MELKLKKYKEQLQDWPEKGHHIMAQYDDDKIIVYQSYRKEIGEFAIKNQYFGGAFSLERMTWIKPNFLWMMYRNGWGKKEGQESVLAIHLKMSAFKKYLENAVYSSYNERLGISRQVWQDQVKESSVRLQWDPDHDPFGNKLERRAIQIGLRNEFVKTYAKEI; translated from the coding sequence ATGGAACTCAAATTAAAAAAATATAAAGAACAACTACAAGATTGGCCTGAAAAAGGGCATCACATTATGGCTCAATATGATGATGATAAGATCATTGTGTATCAGTCTTACCGAAAAGAAATAGGAGAGTTTGCCATTAAAAACCAATATTTTGGCGGAGCATTCAGTCTCGAAAGAATGACCTGGATAAAACCTAATTTTCTTTGGATGATGTACCGAAACGGTTGGGGAAAAAAAGAAGGGCAGGAATCAGTTTTGGCGATTCATTTAAAAATGAGTGCGTTCAAAAAATATCTTGAAAATGCAGTATACTCTTCCTATAATGAACGATTGGGAATTTCCAGACAAGTATGGCAAGATCAGGTGAAAGAATCTTCTGTGAGACTGCAGTGGGATCCGGATCACGACCCTTTCGGAAATAAATTGGAAAGAAGAGCGATACAGATTGGTTTGAGAAATGAATTCGTTAAAACTTATGCTAAAGAGATCTAA
- a CDS encoding macro domain-containing protein has product MMMYLKGDATNPQGEENKIIAHICNDIGGWGKGFVLAISNRWRKPEAEYRKWFQNGENFKLGEIQIVQVEENIWVCNMIGQHKTIINSKGIPPIRYEAVEQCLNKLSDEALKLNASIHIPRIGCGLAGGKWGEVESIIERTLLQNNIDVYVYDFE; this is encoded by the coding sequence ATGATGATGTATTTAAAAGGTGACGCCACAAATCCTCAAGGTGAAGAAAATAAAATCATTGCTCATATTTGCAACGATATCGGTGGTTGGGGAAAAGGTTTTGTGTTGGCAATTTCAAACCGATGGAGAAAACCTGAAGCTGAATACAGAAAATGGTTTCAAAATGGTGAGAATTTTAAACTAGGAGAAATTCAAATCGTTCAGGTTGAAGAAAATATTTGGGTCTGCAATATGATTGGCCAGCATAAGACAATTATCAATTCAAAAGGAATTCCACCAATCAGATATGAAGCCGTTGAACAGTGTCTAAATAAACTTTCTGATGAAGCTTTAAAATTAAATGCAAGTATCCATATACCTAGAATTGGTTGTGGTTTAGCTGGTGGAAAATGGGGAGAAGTCGAATCTATTATCGAAAGAACATTACTACAAAATAATATTGATGTATATGTTTACGATTTTGAATAA
- a CDS encoding adenylosuccinate synthetase, with amino-acid sequence MKTAQIVIGLGFGDEGKGITTDFLARQHPESVVIRFSGGQQAAHTVMIDDQKHIHSSFASGALRGLPSYFTEHCTIHPTFLFNEREELMQKNGNIELIIHPLAKVTTPFDVLYNRKNVKNLEHGTCGKGVGATMKRNEGPFKLFAVDLMGPRTMLIEKLKGIANYYGFEEGEEINNALQDFLEAIDKMDWKIEGYDYLQSFNHLIFEGSQGILLDMDHGVFPNVTYANTTSKNAYEVCKLLEIEHIEMFYVTRNYSTRHGSGWMSNEKSLALKNNEEETCTFNEFQKDLRFGDLDYELLNYALKTNEAYVVGQKKNLVVTCLDQLDENFKLENLKVKFDAIFGSYSPYSKDFRKIN; translated from the coding sequence ATGAAAACGGCGCAAATAGTTATAGGCTTAGGATTTGGGGATGAAGGCAAAGGCATTACCACCGATTTTCTGGCTCGGCAACATCCTGAGTCTGTAGTTATTCGGTTTTCAGGAGGTCAACAGGCTGCGCATACGGTGATGATTGATGATCAAAAACACATTCATTCCAGCTTTGCGAGCGGTGCGCTGCGTGGTTTGCCTTCCTATTTTACGGAACATTGCACGATTCATCCGACATTTTTATTCAATGAAAGGGAAGAATTAATGCAAAAAAACGGAAATATTGAACTGATTATTCATCCTTTGGCAAAAGTTACCACGCCTTTTGATGTTTTATACAACAGAAAAAATGTTAAAAATTTAGAACATGGAACCTGTGGAAAGGGAGTCGGTGCAACGATGAAAAGAAATGAAGGTCCGTTTAAATTATTTGCCGTTGATTTAATGGGTCCAAGAACGATGTTGATTGAAAAATTAAAAGGAATTGCCAATTATTACGGCTTTGAAGAAGGTGAGGAAATCAATAATGCATTACAGGATTTTTTAGAAGCCATCGATAAAATGGATTGGAAAATAGAAGGGTATGATTATTTACAATCATTTAATCATTTAATTTTTGAAGGAAGTCAGGGAATTTTGCTGGATATGGATCATGGTGTTTTCCCCAATGTGACCTATGCCAATACAACTTCAAAAAATGCATATGAAGTCTGCAAACTACTGGAAATTGAACATATTGAAATGTTTTATGTGACCAGAAATTATTCAACCCGTCACGGGAGCGGATGGATGAGTAATGAAAAATCATTAGCATTGAAAAATAATGAAGAAGAAACCTGTACTTTTAATGAATTTCAAAAGGATTTGCGTTTTGGAGATCTGGATTATGAATTGTTGAATTATGCACTGAAAACAAATGAAGCCTATGTTGTTGGGCAAAAGAAAAATCTGGTGGTGACTTGTTTAGACCAGTTAGATGAAAATTTTAAACTAGAAAACCTTAAGGTGAAATTTGACGCGATTTTTGGATCTTATTCTCCATATTCAAAGGATTTTAGAAAAATTAATTGA
- a CDS encoding ADP-ribosylglycohydrolase family protein, giving the protein MKDKLLLASKSLTGISIGDAFGESFFGEESLIKTHIHQRIIPESFLDFTDDTIMAIAVFKSLEKFGEMNQDFLAEEFTKNYYLDINRGYGPSMHQYFRAVKNGENWKKVSYSKFEGQGSMGNGGAMRAAVIGAYFYDDLIQLKRNAEISCEVTHANKEAIEGTKAIALAAAFAVQEKLELIKLSQQEFIQKIQSELDDSDMKSKLNKALYLEGNPSTELLVKTLGNGIKMTAQDTVPIVIWMLSRYRNDFKECLWNTVSALGDRDTICAMAGGVSILCCKENTIPDWTKHIENWKNSIFYEN; this is encoded by the coding sequence ATGAAAGATAAACTCTTACTCGCTTCAAAATCCTTAACAGGAATTTCGATTGGTGATGCTTTTGGAGAAAGTTTCTTTGGTGAAGAAAGCTTAATTAAAACCCATATTCATCAAAGAATTATTCCTGAAAGTTTTTTAGATTTTACGGATGATACGATTATGGCGATTGCTGTTTTTAAGTCTTTGGAAAAATTCGGAGAAATGAATCAGGATTTTCTGGCAGAAGAGTTTACAAAAAACTATTATTTGGATATCAATCGAGGTTATGGACCTTCGATGCATCAATATTTTAGAGCGGTAAAGAATGGAGAAAATTGGAAAAAAGTTTCCTATTCAAAGTTTGAAGGACAAGGTTCAATGGGAAACGGCGGAGCGATGAGAGCAGCTGTAATTGGTGCATATTTTTACGATGATTTAATTCAGCTTAAAAGAAATGCAGAAATTTCTTGCGAGGTCACTCATGCAAACAAAGAAGCAATTGAAGGAACAAAAGCAATTGCTTTGGCTGCAGCTTTTGCGGTTCAGGAAAAATTGGAATTAATAAAACTTAGTCAACAGGAATTTATCCAAAAAATTCAGTCTGAATTAGATGATTCCGATATGAAAAGCAAGTTAAATAAAGCACTGTATTTAGAAGGAAATCCAAGTACTGAATTATTAGTCAAAACTTTAGGAAACGGGATTAAAATGACAGCTCAAGACACTGTTCCGATTGTCATCTGGATGCTTTCGAGATACAGAAACGATTTTAAAGAATGTCTTTGGAATACTGTTTCGGCCTTAGGAGATAGAGATACAATCTGTGCAATGGCCGGAGGAGTGAGTATTTTATGCTGCAAGGAAAATACAATTCCGGATTGGACAAAACATATTGAAAATTGGAAAAACAGTATTTTTTATGAAAATTGA
- a CDS encoding TIGR02452 family protein: MKTKTLYRPVGEKEMLLIIESNFKKFPPRLEWQPIFYPVLDEDYASEIAEKWNTRDEAGNYLGFVTQFEVLEEIVNKYPAQNVGARNHNELWVSSEELDTFNQAIVGNIKVKKVFMGKDFKEPTNADVENLLLNIKKLTMTNKGMAKDTLEILARKYYMNEYNEKINIENELEASTKGTVLFYPEELAELTNNRFPEPHFQTQFEVWRCSSLKAILQLAEEENQEKMMCLNFASAKNPGGGFINGAEAQEESLARTSGLYESLLQGWDYYKIHREMESCFYTDMMIYSPKVPVFRKDKGELLPKPVLCNFITSPAVNAGVVKRQEPEREGEIFEAMDVRTDKMLALALSQGNETLILGAWGCGVFKNNPKEIAELFKKHLHGKYKNKFKRVVFAILTKKEEMIEPFEEI, from the coding sequence ATGAAAACAAAAACATTATACAGACCCGTTGGAGAAAAAGAAATGCTTTTAATTATAGAAAGTAATTTCAAAAAATTTCCTCCAAGATTGGAATGGCAACCGATTTTCTATCCCGTTTTAGATGAAGACTATGCTTCCGAAATTGCAGAAAAATGGAATACCAGAGACGAGGCAGGAAATTATCTCGGATTTGTTACTCAGTTTGAAGTTCTGGAAGAAATAGTTAATAAATATCCTGCACAAAATGTAGGCGCCAGAAATCACAATGAACTGTGGGTTTCTTCGGAAGAATTGGATACTTTTAATCAGGCGATTGTAGGAAATATCAAAGTAAAAAAAGTATTTATGGGGAAAGATTTTAAAGAACCTACAAATGCTGATGTAGAAAATTTACTATTAAACATAAAAAAACTAACGATGACGAATAAAGGAATGGCAAAAGATACACTGGAAATCTTGGCCAGAAAATATTATATGAACGAATACAACGAAAAAATAAATATAGAGAACGAACTTGAAGCTTCGACAAAAGGAACAGTTTTGTTTTATCCTGAAGAACTTGCAGAATTGACAAACAATAGGTTTCCGGAACCCCATTTTCAAACTCAGTTTGAAGTCTGGAGATGCAGTTCTTTAAAAGCAATTTTACAATTAGCCGAAGAAGAAAATCAGGAAAAGATGATGTGCTTAAATTTCGCATCGGCAAAAAATCCGGGTGGAGGTTTTATCAACGGAGCTGAAGCACAGGAAGAAAGTCTGGCAAGAACCTCCGGATTGTATGAAAGTTTGCTTCAAGGATGGGATTATTACAAAATTCACCGCGAAATGGAATCTTGTTTTTATACCGATATGATGATTTATAGTCCGAAGGTTCCGGTTTTCAGAAAAGATAAAGGCGAATTGTTACCAAAACCTGTATTGTGTAATTTCATCACGTCTCCGGCGGTGAATGCAGGTGTTGTAAAACGTCAGGAACCAGAAAGAGAAGGCGAAATTTTCGAAGCGATGGATGTAAGAACAGATAAGATGCTGGCTTTGGCTTTAAGTCAGGGAAATGAAACCTTGATTTTAGGAGCTTGGGGATGCGGTGTTTTCAAAAATAATCCGAAAGAAATTGCTGAATTGTTTAAGAAGCATCTTCACGGAAAATATAAAAATAAATTTAAAAGAGTGGTTTTTGCGATTCTAACGAAGAAGGAGGAAATGATAGAACCGTTTGAAGAAATATAA